A single window of Anopheles moucheti chromosome 2, idAnoMoucSN_F20_07, whole genome shotgun sequence DNA harbors:
- the LOC128306669 gene encoding cyclin-dependent kinase inhibitor 1B, with product MGAQVYFNMMETLHCSVPPPVKIGHRHSATKTKLTRTKRNLFGAVKSDEVKQIYVAQMQLQEEEKKQKWNFDFRHGIPLNGTMQWEQVNRVPVVPIWSTQAAHVLTVANSSGVKRTSSISSEDCLSSEELLDERAERANRDFGGDVESHDESQSSNPSTLPLEQVKEAILPSPPQRTGSPKPSSSKGSKMRQPQITEFMKERKRRLSSNVPVEKISAKKVRMMLANPENGVGQQQQQQQQEEVATSSAN from the exons ATGGGAGCGCAGGTGTACTTCAACATGATGGAAACGTTGCACTGTTCGGTACCACCGCCAGTGAAAATCGGCCACAGGCATTCCgcgacgaaaacaaaactaaccaGAACCAAAAGGAATCTGTTCGGTGCGGTTAAATCTGATGAAGTTAAGCA GATTTACGTGGCTCAAATGCAGCTgcaggaagaagaaaagaagcaaaaatggAACTTCGACTTCCGCCACGGCATTCCACTGAATGGGACGATGCAATGGGAGCAGGTTAACCGTGTCCCGGTGGTACCGATTTGGAGTACCCAGGCTGCACATGTTCTAACTGTCGCCAATTCCTCTGGCGTTAAACGAACGAGTAGCATCAGCTCAGAAGATTGCCTTTCGTCGGAAGAACTGTTGGATGAGCGAGCGGAACGTGCCAACCGAGACTTCGGCGGGGATGTAGAATCCCATGATGAGTCACAATCTTCAAATCCCTCGACACTGCCGCTGGAACAAGTAAAGGAAGCGATACTGCCCAGCCCTCCCCAGCGCACCGGTTCGCCAAAGCCTTCGTCGTCGAAGGGTTCGAAAATGAGGCAGCCGCAAATTACAG aATTTATGAAAGAACGCAAGCGTCGCTTATCGTCCAACGTTCCGGTGGAGAAAATTTCCGCCAAAAAGGTACGCATGATGTTGGCGAACCCCGAGAATGGCGttggccagcagcagcagcagcagcagcaggaggagGTTGCAACTTCATCAGCAAACTAA